A stretch of Lentisphaerota bacterium DNA encodes these proteins:
- a CDS encoding guanylate kinase, with the protein MRRRLMKPLLIVMSAPSGAGKTTLCDRLLQDYPEITYSVSCTTRDPRGLEEDGVDYFFLTPAAFAERVAARRFMEHATVHGNRYGTLREPVEEAMAEGQSVLMDIDVEGASQVRAFVEALPAGHLIRAGFVDIFVRPPSLAALRVRLEGRGEDSEEAMDVRMENAAGEMARADEFGHQIVNDHLETAYRELIEVIEAAGRS; encoded by the coding sequence ATGAGGAGGAGACTGATGAAACCGTTGCTGATCGTGATGTCCGCGCCGTCCGGCGCGGGGAAGACGACGCTGTGTGACCGGCTGCTGCAGGACTATCCCGAGATCACCTATTCGGTGTCCTGCACGACCCGCGACCCGCGCGGGCTGGAAGAGGACGGCGTGGACTATTTTTTTCTGACGCCAGCGGCGTTTGCGGAGCGGGTGGCGGCCCGCCGGTTCATGGAACACGCCACGGTTCACGGAAACCGTTACGGCACGCTGCGCGAACCGGTTGAGGAGGCGATGGCCGAGGGGCAGAGCGTGCTGATGGATATCGACGTCGAGGGCGCCTCCCAGGTGCGGGCGTTTGTGGAAGCGCTGCCCGCAGGGCATCTGATACGCGCGGGTTTTGTCGACATCTTTGTTCGTCCGCCCAGCCTGGCCGCCCTGCGCGTCCGCCTCGAAGGGCGGGGCGAGGATTCCGAGGAAGCAATGGATGTCCGGATGGAAAATGCCGCAGGCGAAATGGCGCGCGCCGACGAATTTGGCCACCAGATTGTCAACGACCATCTCGAGACCGCCTACCGCGAGTTGATCGAGGTGATCGAGGCGGCGGGACGCAGCTAG